One genomic segment of Chitinophaga sancti includes these proteins:
- a CDS encoding DUF3857 domain-containing protein encodes MRSTMRVLLCCIAFVAVTTQTHAGDYEKAWEALHKNDKVHAYELFRKVLKSDPAHKQNAIAALILLESYDGRGDTFLDRYPSPFTVITDLNPYTYALWFTDGIFGAYGIKKGKQLDNLNTVITDNRFNGSLHAAAKYYKGLHHLIGMQLKESGNMYSQIGALGNWQFVGSFDNISGSGFNKDYGPLKEPNTGKGFTSYNNTHIDWFKPAVTDSAGWLFVGTLFPAANSVGYAQTFVNSPVDQDAILCLGGNGSLKAWLNDKLLIAQEDEIATELDKFNVRVHLKKGYNRVLVQIGFTNPGSNFIVRLTDDKYETLKGLTTTDKVETYPIDKSTDIPELLPHFAEAYFKKQVEKYPNDPIYAILLAKVYNRNQQYDKAKDALFKFFEKDPQDPLLAYQYLECLSSKYDRTDISALVEMLKQIDPENTLVLQGHESELEDEKKWNDALEVVNKLEAREGQSLWTISKKMYLHANLQHVDSMVAMLKKAYELYPDEYDVVSGIYAYNQKMVRDPAEAMRILEKYVAGHNNTKVQEQLAEDYFQQKEPEKGLAVLRNIIRTAPYELYVYSPIITHFFAAQQYDSAIHYLETEHAISPYNSSPLGTIAACYLQKGNKEKALDYYKQALALFAGGTTYREKIRELENKPDVFSYFPKMDYYAAINKDLKAPQDTAKSYYYIFDEENVVLYAEGASEQVTNTAIYINKKDAIDQWKEISIPYNSTYSDLTIIKAEVVKANGTKISAETYDNDIVFTRLEPGDVIYYNYKVANFGIGRLGREYWDKFYFQATVPTRLARYSLMVAAPLSINYVMKNADDVKPVESQHEDFHMYTWEIKNVPAFKDESYSPSLGDIGKVLHVSTVKSWDVIAEWYSDVTRQQSKENFDVLKTLQQIFPNGEEKKLSNDEKAKRIYNFIEQNISYSSVAFRQGAYIPQRASKTLATRLGDCKDVSTLFVSLARKVGLDANLVLVSTRRNGQQGMVLPSMEFNHCIARFKDGESYRYLELTDNQLPYHALPQNDISAQILNIPFNYDTKETISLLKPTDKYDVKLNRQTKIAVGATDLKVKTSMTVNGELASNMRGRFGDKDEEEMRKALQQSAASHYKNPVTLDSFEVANLDNLEDSVTISTAYTVKNEVIGVGDINMIKPPFMDVVATSDVFNNEVRQYPFEYWLYENTDRYTGEIELDLPAGKTFDQIPSDVKATFKDMKYELTYHKVAPGKLIINRSFMTNIMDNIPASEVGQMKDFFNLIVNAEQKYISFK; translated from the coding sequence ATGAGAAGTACGATGAGAGTGCTATTATGCTGTATTGCGTTCGTAGCTGTCACCACCCAAACCCATGCTGGCGATTATGAAAAAGCGTGGGAGGCACTGCACAAAAACGACAAAGTACATGCTTATGAACTGTTCCGGAAAGTACTGAAGAGTGACCCGGCCCACAAACAAAACGCTATTGCCGCCCTGATTCTGCTGGAAAGCTATGATGGGCGAGGGGATACATTCCTCGACAGGTATCCTTCGCCTTTTACAGTGATCACCGACCTTAACCCGTATACCTACGCTTTATGGTTCACTGACGGCATCTTCGGCGCTTATGGCATCAAGAAGGGAAAGCAACTGGATAACCTGAACACGGTTATTACCGACAACCGCTTTAACGGTTCGCTACATGCTGCGGCTAAGTATTACAAAGGGCTCCATCACCTGATAGGTATGCAGCTAAAGGAATCCGGTAATATGTACAGCCAGATCGGCGCCTTAGGCAACTGGCAGTTCGTTGGTTCTTTTGACAACATCAGCGGCAGTGGTTTTAACAAAGACTACGGTCCGCTGAAAGAACCTAATACCGGAAAAGGCTTTACCTCTTACAATAACACACATATAGACTGGTTCAAACCAGCAGTGACGGATAGTGCCGGCTGGCTGTTCGTAGGCACACTATTTCCTGCTGCCAACTCAGTTGGGTATGCACAGACTTTTGTGAATTCGCCGGTAGATCAGGATGCGATCCTTTGCCTGGGTGGCAATGGTAGTCTGAAGGCCTGGCTGAATGATAAATTGCTGATTGCACAGGAAGATGAAATTGCCACAGAGCTGGATAAATTCAATGTACGTGTACACCTGAAGAAAGGTTACAACCGTGTACTGGTGCAGATAGGCTTTACGAATCCAGGTTCCAACTTTATCGTTCGTCTTACTGATGATAAGTACGAAACCCTGAAAGGACTTACCACAACCGATAAGGTAGAAACTTACCCTATAGATAAAAGTACGGATATACCGGAATTGCTGCCACACTTTGCCGAAGCATATTTCAAAAAGCAGGTAGAGAAATATCCGAACGATCCTATTTATGCTATTCTGTTGGCTAAAGTGTACAACCGTAACCAGCAGTATGATAAAGCAAAAGATGCATTGTTTAAATTTTTTGAAAAGGATCCGCAGGACCCACTGCTGGCTTATCAATACCTGGAATGCCTGTCATCCAAATACGATAGAACTGACATCTCTGCACTGGTAGAAATGCTGAAACAGATAGATCCTGAAAACACGCTCGTATTGCAGGGACATGAGTCAGAACTGGAAGATGAAAAGAAATGGAATGATGCACTGGAAGTAGTGAATAAACTTGAAGCCCGCGAAGGACAAAGTCTGTGGACGATCTCCAAGAAAATGTACCTGCATGCAAATCTGCAACACGTAGACAGCATGGTGGCCATGTTGAAGAAAGCATATGAACTGTACCCGGATGAATATGATGTGGTAAGTGGCATATATGCATACAACCAGAAGATGGTGAGAGACCCGGCAGAAGCCATGAGAATACTGGAGAAGTACGTAGCTGGCCACAACAATACCAAGGTGCAGGAACAACTGGCAGAGGATTACTTTCAGCAGAAAGAACCTGAGAAAGGGCTGGCTGTATTACGTAATATCATCAGGACGGCGCCGTATGAACTGTATGTGTATTCACCAATTATCACGCACTTCTTTGCCGCACAGCAATATGATTCTGCCATTCACTACCTGGAAACAGAACATGCTATCAGCCCATACAATTCAAGTCCACTTGGCACTATAGCTGCCTGTTATCTGCAAAAGGGAAATAAAGAAAAAGCATTGGATTATTACAAACAGGCACTGGCCCTCTTTGCAGGTGGTACGACTTACAGAGAGAAGATTCGTGAGCTGGAGAATAAGCCGGATGTATTCAGTTACTTCCCCAAAATGGATTATTACGCAGCTATCAACAAGGACCTGAAAGCGCCGCAGGATACAGCGAAGAGCTATTACTACATCTTCGATGAAGAGAATGTAGTACTCTATGCAGAAGGCGCCAGCGAGCAGGTGACGAATACCGCTATCTACATCAACAAGAAAGATGCGATTGATCAGTGGAAAGAAATTTCCATTCCTTACAACAGTACTTATTCAGACCTGACCATTATCAAAGCAGAAGTGGTAAAAGCGAATGGTACCAAGATATCTGCAGAAACTTACGACAATGATATTGTGTTCACCCGTCTGGAACCAGGTGATGTGATTTACTATAACTACAAGGTGGCCAACTTTGGGATTGGTCGTTTAGGACGTGAGTACTGGGATAAGTTTTACTTCCAGGCGACTGTGCCTACCAGGCTTGCTCGTTATAGCCTGATGGTGGCAGCGCCGCTCAGCATCAACTACGTGATGAAGAATGCAGATGATGTGAAACCTGTAGAAAGTCAGCACGAAGATTTCCACATGTATACCTGGGAGATTAAGAACGTGCCTGCTTTCAAAGACGAATCTTACAGTCCCTCACTGGGTGATATCGGAAAGGTGCTGCATGTATCAACTGTAAAATCCTGGGATGTGATTGCGGAGTGGTATAGTGATGTGACCCGTCAGCAATCCAAAGAGAACTTCGATGTGCTAAAGACGTTGCAACAGATCTTCCCGAACGGTGAAGAAAAGAAGCTGAGCAATGATGAGAAGGCAAAACGTATTTACAATTTTATTGAGCAGAATATCAGTTATAGCTCTGTGGCTTTCAGGCAGGGGGCATATATCCCACAGCGGGCAAGTAAGACCCTTGCCACCCGTTTGGGAGACTGTAAGGATGTGAGCACCCTTTTTGTATCCCTGGCCCGCAAAGTAGGGTTGGATGCCAACCTGGTGCTGGTGAGTACCCGTCGCAATGGTCAGCAGGGTATGGTGCTTCCATCTATGGAGTTCAACCACTGTATAGCCCGGTTTAAGGATGGGGAGAGTTATCGCTACCTGGAACTGACCGATAACCAGTTACCTTATCATGCGCTACCTCAGAATGATATCAGCGCGCAGATCCTGAATATTCCATTCAATTACGATACGAAGGAGACGATTAGTCTGCTAAAGCCTACTGATAAATATGATGTGAAGCTGAACCGCCAGACAAAAATAGCCGTGGGTGCTACGGATCTGAAGGTAAAGACATCTATGACTGTGAATGGAGAGCTGGCTTCCAATATGCGTGGCCGCTTTGGGGACAAGGATGAGGAGGAAATGAGGAAGGCCCTGCAACAGAGTGCCGCCAGCCATTATAAGAACCCGGTGACCCTGGATAGTTTTGAAGTGGCGAACCTGGATAACCTGGAGGATTCCGTAACGATCAGTACGGCCTATACCGTTAAGAATGAGGTGATTGGGGTAGGAGATATCAACATGATCAAGCCACCGTTCATGGATGTGGTGGCTACCAGCGATGTATTCAACAATGAGGTACGCCAGTATCCGTTTGAGTACTGGTTGTACGAAAATACAGATCGTTACACAGGTGAGATAGAGCTGGACCTGCCAGCGGGAAAAACCTTCGACCAGATACCTTCGGATGTAAAAGCGACTTTCAAGGATATGAAATATGAGCTCACCTACCATAAGGTAGCACCGGGCAAACTGATCATAAACAGGTCGTTCATGACGAACATCATGGACAACATTCCGGCATCTGAGGTTGGTCAGATGAAAGATTTTTTCAACTTGATAGTCAACGCAGAACAAAAATATATTTCCTTTAAATAG